One region of Chanodichthys erythropterus isolate Z2021 chromosome 17, ASM2448905v1, whole genome shotgun sequence genomic DNA includes:
- the dyrk1ab gene encoding dual-specificity tyrosine-(Y)-phosphorylation regulated kinase 1A, b isoform X2, whose protein sequence is MKITPSKRHMPQCFRDPTLAPLRKLSIDLIKTYKHINEVYYAKKKRRHQQGQGEDSSHKKERKVFNDGYDDENYDYIVKNGEKWMDRYEIDSLIGKGSFGQVVKAYDRAEQEWVAIKIIKNKKAFLNQAQIEVRLLELMNKHDTEMKYYIVHLKRHFMFRNHLCLVFEMLSYNLYDLLRNTNFRGVSLNLTRKFAQQLCTALLFLATPELSIIHCDLKPENILLCNPKRSAIKIVDFGSSCQLGQRIYQYIQSRFYRSPEVLLGMPYDLAIDMWSLGCILVEMHTGEPLFSGANEVDQMNKIVEVLGIPPNHIMDLAPKARKFFEKLSDGTWSIKKTKDGKRYKPPASRKLHAILGVECGGPGGRRAGESGHAVADYLKFKDLILRMLDYDPKTRIQPYYALQHSFFKKTTDEGTNTSSSVSTSPALEQSQSSGTTSSTSSSSGGSSGTSTSGRARSDPTHHHRHSGGHFGTAMPAIDCDNLCPQARQPYHPPVVWPGIVGPEPVTVETHPVQETTFHVPPQHPKALHPHHHHHHHGQVIATRPRPRLYNSPTNSASTQDSMEVVHGHLSMTSLSSSASSSSTSSSSTGNQGNQAYQLRQLPANTLDFSQNGSMSMSMGLGAFSNPRQETGMAGHPTYPVATNTGPGHFIAEGHLGMRQGIDREDSPMTGVCVQQSSMASS, encoded by the exons ATGAAGATCACACCATCAAAG AGGCACATGCCCCAGTGCTTTCGTGACCCCACTTTAGCTCCTTTGAGGAAGCTCTCCATTGACCTGATCAAAACCTACAAACACATCAATGAG GTGTATTATGCAAAAAAGAAACGACGGCATCAACAGGGTCAAGGTGAGGACTCCAGccacaagaaagaaagaaaagtctTTAATGATGGCTATGATGATGAGAACTACGACTACATCGTCAAGAATGGGGAAAAATGGATGGACCGCTATGAAATTGACTCTTTAATTGGAAAAGGGTCATTTGGACAG GTTGTAAAAGCTTACGACCGAGCTGAGCAAGAGTGGGTAGCAATTAAGATCATCAAGAACAAGAAGGCCTTTCTGAATCAAGCTCAAATTGAAGTACGGCTTCTCGAGCTCATGAACAAACATGACACAGAGATGAAATACTATATAG tacACTTGAAACGGCACTTCATGTTCCGGAATCATCTTTGCTtagtatttgaaatgttgtcaTACAATCTATATGACTTGTTACGAAATACGAACTTCAGAGGTGTCTCTTTGAATCTGACACGGAAGTTTGCCCAGCAGTTGTGTACAGCACTTCTGTTTCTTGCTACACCTGAGCTCAGCATCATCCACTGTGACCTAAAGCCAGAGAACATCCTGCTATGTAACCCCAAGAGAAGTGCCATCAAAATAGTGGACTTTGGGAGCTCCTGCCAACTGGGACAAAGG ATATATCAGTACATCCAGAGTCGATTCTACCGCTCCCCTGAAGTGTTATTGGGAATGCCATATGACCTGGCCATAGACATGTGGTCTCTGGGATGTATTCTGGTGGAAATGCATACAGGAGAACCTCTCTTTAGCGGAGCAAATGAG GTGGACCAAATGAACAAAATTGTTGAAGTACTTGGGATCCCACCCAATCACATTATGGACCTAGCACCAAAAGCCAGGAAGTTTTTTGAGAAGTTGTCAGATGGCACATGGAGTATTAAGAAGACCAAAGATGGGAAAAGG TACAAACCTCCGGCATCTCGAAAGCTCCATGCCATCTTGGGAGTGGAATGTGGTGGACCAGGCGGTCGTCGGGCTGGAGAATCTGGCCACGCAGTAGCTGACTACTTGAAGTTCAAGGACCTCATTCTCAGAATGCTAGACTATGACCCCAAGACGCGAATTCAGCCCTACTATGCCCTCCAGCACAGTTTCTTCAAGAAGACGACGGATGAAGGAACCAATACAAGCAGTAGTGTGTCAACAAGTCCTGCACTTGAGCAGTCGCAGTCATCAGGGACCACTTCTAGTACATCCTCAAGCTCAG GAGGATCGTCTGGAACAAGCACCAGTGGCAGAGCAAGATCCGATCCAACTCACCACCATCGGCACAGCGGTGGGCATTTTGGCACAGCCATGCCAGCCATAGACTGTGACAACCTTTGCCCTCAG GCGAGACAGCCTTATCATCCCCCTGTAGTATGGCCTGGAATCGTAGGACCAGAACCTGTCACTGTAGAGACTCATCCAGTCCAGGAAACCACTTTTCATGTGCCTCCCCAGCATCCCAAGGCATTGCACCCccatcaccatcatcaccatcacGGACAGGTCATAGCAACGCGACCACGGCCGCGACTCTACAACTCGCCCACCAACAGCGCCTCCACCCAGGATTCCATGGAGGTGGTGCACGGTCATCTGTCCATGACATCCCTGTCTTCCTCTGCATCCTCTTCCTCCACATCTTCCTCTTCCACAGGAAACCAAGGCAACCAGGCTTACCAGCTCCGCCAGCTTCCTGCCAACACCCTGGACTTTAGCCAAAATGGAAGTATGAGTATGAGTATGGGTTTGGGTGCCTTCTCAAATCCTCGCCAAGAGACTGGTATGGCTGGACATCCCACGTACCCTGTTGCCACAAACACAGGACCTGGTCACTTTATAGCAGAGGGACACCTGGGCATGAGACAAGGCATTGATAGGGAAGATTCTCCAATGACTGGAGTCTGTGTTCAGCAGAGCTCGATGGCCAGCTCGTGA
- the dyrk1ab gene encoding dual-specificity tyrosine-(Y)-phosphorylation regulated kinase 1A, b isoform X1 produces MAAPMPHSHQQYSDCHQQSTDQSVTVLPYSDQTQALTASQRHMPQCFRDPTLAPLRKLSIDLIKTYKHINEVYYAKKKRRHQQGQGEDSSHKKERKVFNDGYDDENYDYIVKNGEKWMDRYEIDSLIGKGSFGQVVKAYDRAEQEWVAIKIIKNKKAFLNQAQIEVRLLELMNKHDTEMKYYIVHLKRHFMFRNHLCLVFEMLSYNLYDLLRNTNFRGVSLNLTRKFAQQLCTALLFLATPELSIIHCDLKPENILLCNPKRSAIKIVDFGSSCQLGQRIYQYIQSRFYRSPEVLLGMPYDLAIDMWSLGCILVEMHTGEPLFSGANEVDQMNKIVEVLGIPPNHIMDLAPKARKFFEKLSDGTWSIKKTKDGKRYKPPASRKLHAILGVECGGPGGRRAGESGHAVADYLKFKDLILRMLDYDPKTRIQPYYALQHSFFKKTTDEGTNTSSSVSTSPALEQSQSSGTTSSTSSSSGGSSGTSTSGRARSDPTHHHRHSGGHFGTAMPAIDCDNLCPQARQPYHPPVVWPGIVGPEPVTVETHPVQETTFHVPPQHPKALHPHHHHHHHGQVIATRPRPRLYNSPTNSASTQDSMEVVHGHLSMTSLSSSASSSSTSSSSTGNQGNQAYQLRQLPANTLDFSQNGSMSMSMGLGAFSNPRQETGMAGHPTYPVATNTGPGHFIAEGHLGMRQGIDREDSPMTGVCVQQSSMASS; encoded by the exons ATGGCTGCTCCCATGCCTCATTCGCACCAGCAGTACAGTGACTGTCACCAGCAGAGTACAGACCAGTCTGTCACTGTACTGCCATACAGTGATCAGACACAAGCACTCACTGCCAGCCAG AGGCACATGCCCCAGTGCTTTCGTGACCCCACTTTAGCTCCTTTGAGGAAGCTCTCCATTGACCTGATCAAAACCTACAAACACATCAATGAG GTGTATTATGCAAAAAAGAAACGACGGCATCAACAGGGTCAAGGTGAGGACTCCAGccacaagaaagaaagaaaagtctTTAATGATGGCTATGATGATGAGAACTACGACTACATCGTCAAGAATGGGGAAAAATGGATGGACCGCTATGAAATTGACTCTTTAATTGGAAAAGGGTCATTTGGACAG GTTGTAAAAGCTTACGACCGAGCTGAGCAAGAGTGGGTAGCAATTAAGATCATCAAGAACAAGAAGGCCTTTCTGAATCAAGCTCAAATTGAAGTACGGCTTCTCGAGCTCATGAACAAACATGACACAGAGATGAAATACTATATAG tacACTTGAAACGGCACTTCATGTTCCGGAATCATCTTTGCTtagtatttgaaatgttgtcaTACAATCTATATGACTTGTTACGAAATACGAACTTCAGAGGTGTCTCTTTGAATCTGACACGGAAGTTTGCCCAGCAGTTGTGTACAGCACTTCTGTTTCTTGCTACACCTGAGCTCAGCATCATCCACTGTGACCTAAAGCCAGAGAACATCCTGCTATGTAACCCCAAGAGAAGTGCCATCAAAATAGTGGACTTTGGGAGCTCCTGCCAACTGGGACAAAGG ATATATCAGTACATCCAGAGTCGATTCTACCGCTCCCCTGAAGTGTTATTGGGAATGCCATATGACCTGGCCATAGACATGTGGTCTCTGGGATGTATTCTGGTGGAAATGCATACAGGAGAACCTCTCTTTAGCGGAGCAAATGAG GTGGACCAAATGAACAAAATTGTTGAAGTACTTGGGATCCCACCCAATCACATTATGGACCTAGCACCAAAAGCCAGGAAGTTTTTTGAGAAGTTGTCAGATGGCACATGGAGTATTAAGAAGACCAAAGATGGGAAAAGG TACAAACCTCCGGCATCTCGAAAGCTCCATGCCATCTTGGGAGTGGAATGTGGTGGACCAGGCGGTCGTCGGGCTGGAGAATCTGGCCACGCAGTAGCTGACTACTTGAAGTTCAAGGACCTCATTCTCAGAATGCTAGACTATGACCCCAAGACGCGAATTCAGCCCTACTATGCCCTCCAGCACAGTTTCTTCAAGAAGACGACGGATGAAGGAACCAATACAAGCAGTAGTGTGTCAACAAGTCCTGCACTTGAGCAGTCGCAGTCATCAGGGACCACTTCTAGTACATCCTCAAGCTCAG GAGGATCGTCTGGAACAAGCACCAGTGGCAGAGCAAGATCCGATCCAACTCACCACCATCGGCACAGCGGTGGGCATTTTGGCACAGCCATGCCAGCCATAGACTGTGACAACCTTTGCCCTCAG GCGAGACAGCCTTATCATCCCCCTGTAGTATGGCCTGGAATCGTAGGACCAGAACCTGTCACTGTAGAGACTCATCCAGTCCAGGAAACCACTTTTCATGTGCCTCCCCAGCATCCCAAGGCATTGCACCCccatcaccatcatcaccatcacGGACAGGTCATAGCAACGCGACCACGGCCGCGACTCTACAACTCGCCCACCAACAGCGCCTCCACCCAGGATTCCATGGAGGTGGTGCACGGTCATCTGTCCATGACATCCCTGTCTTCCTCTGCATCCTCTTCCTCCACATCTTCCTCTTCCACAGGAAACCAAGGCAACCAGGCTTACCAGCTCCGCCAGCTTCCTGCCAACACCCTGGACTTTAGCCAAAATGGAAGTATGAGTATGAGTATGGGTTTGGGTGCCTTCTCAAATCCTCGCCAAGAGACTGGTATGGCTGGACATCCCACGTACCCTGTTGCCACAAACACAGGACCTGGTCACTTTATAGCAGAGGGACACCTGGGCATGAGACAAGGCATTGATAGGGAAGATTCTCCAATGACTGGAGTCTGTGTTCAGCAGAGCTCGATGGCCAGCTCGTGA